In Candidatus Angelobacter sp., the genomic stretch GCCTCCAGCGCAGGACCATCGGACGCCAGGTCTGGCTACGGCCGAAGGCGTTCAAGTGTCGTGCTGCGAAACGCCTGGCGGCGTTGTACGCTGCCAGTCCGATTACTCTGTACAACCATTTACCACGACCGTAGATCATGTCGCCTTCCGCAATCCGTGGTGCGCCAATTCGAGACTTTCCATCACCACGGGCGACGTTTGGGCGTCCAGGTCTGACGCCGTCCACTTCACCGGTAGTGCGTATTCAATTTGCCAGGCCCAACTTGGCACATTGGCCTCGTTCTGAAGCCGGATCCAAATCGTCTTTCGTTTGACCACGCCGTCGGCTACCGCCAGCGCCCATTTCCACAAATCGTCGAGGGCCAGACCACGCTCCAGAACAAGAACTGGATACGAAACCTGAGTGATGAGCTTGTGCTCGTATTCGATCACTCCACCCTCGCGGTAGGATTCGTACTTCACTTCACGAGACAGGCCCTTGACGCGCGTGAAACCTCCGCTCGTGATTCCCTCGATCTCGACGAGGAAGCGAAATGAGCGCAGCGGATCCAGACGTATCATCGCTGCGCGCTCCTCACTTCGAAGGGATTACTCGGAGCACCGTCGAGGACACGGTTGATTGCCGAGATCTCGCGACACCAACGTCTGCGTTCGTGGTGTTCAAGCTGCATGATTTCCGCGTGAGACCAATGAAAGTGACAGGCTATAAAGGCCATCTCCTCGTACAGCGACTTTACGGGATAGGCCTTCATGCTTCCCCCACGGCGGTAAACCTCCGCAGCGTTTTGCCTCCCGCGGCCCACTGCTTTTCCGGCGCCAGCTCCGGCGCAGCCTCTTCGTCGCCCGCGTTGAACTTCTCATACAGTCGCTGCAAGTAGGCGAGATCCGAGGCATACAAGTTTTCAATTACGCCCGTGTGGATATCGGTTAGAGTGCCGAGACGCATAACGACGCGCGCCAGCACAATCACCGCGAGATACGCTTCGTTTTGTTGCACGCGAGGATCGCGCAGCGGCAGGATCTCATCGGCCGCTGTGGCCAGGCGCATCGCGCCGCGCCGGTGTAAAGTGCCCGCTTCGTCTACGTAGCCCTTGGGCAGTTCGAATTCGATCTCGGTCTGGAAGCTGGAATGCGTGGTGGTGCTCATGTTTCGTTTCCCCTTTACATCACACGCTCGATGCCTTCATTTGCCAGCTCGAGCAGTTCGATCAACACCTCATTACCCTTGGCGTTAAGGTCGCTGGGGTCATACTTGATGGGCCAGGCATCCGTCACCACAAAGCGCGCACTGTCGGTGCCCGCCTCGTCCTGCACCACGATGACGACTTTCTTGCGCCGGTCCTTGACCTGTCCGGCCGACACGTCGGCATGCCACTTGAAAAGATCGAGCGCGGTGCCGCCGCTCGTAAGGCCCCACTTCAACGTAATGTTTCCGTATTTCGTGAGACCGCTGAGCTTTCTGACGTGCGGTGGGTCAGTGCCCTCGCGGTAATCGACCGCGTCGATCGTGGTCTCGGCGATCATGACCTCACTGAAACCAGCCTGCGTGATGTTGTCGATCTCGAGCCGGTAGCGAAAATTGCGTAGAGGATCGATGCGTGCCATAACGTAGCTCCTTAACGCTGGGCCTCAGCGGTATTTTGGAAGACGCGGAAAATAACGAACTCCGCCGGGCGAACGGGAGCGATGCCGATCTCGCAGATCAGCCGCCCGTTCAGGATGTCGTCCTGCGACATGGTGGTGCGATCGATGGTTATGAAGAACGCTTCCTCTTCAGTGCGGCCGAAGAGCGCGCCGCCGCGCCACTGCGAACGAAGGAATAGCCGGATCGTGTCCTTCACGCGGGCCCACAGGCGATCGTCGTTCGGTTCAAAAACCACCCATTGCGTGCCGTCATAAATTGAGTGTTCGAGGAAAATGAAAAGACGTCGGACCGAGACGTACTTCCACAAGCTGTCGGATGACAGCGTGCGTGCGCCCCAAACCCGTATTCCGCGTGCCGGAAAACTGCGAATAACGTTGACGCCTTTCGGATTCAAAACGCCCTGGGTGTTATCGTTGACGTCGAAACGAACGTTAAGGGCGCCACGCACAATCTCGTTTGCCGGTGCCTTAAAAACTCCCCGGTCAGTGTCAGTGCGGGCATAGACGCCGAGAACGTATCCGCCCGGTGGGACGCTGCGACGCGCGCCACTCTGTGGATCGGAGGCGATAATCCACGGCGCGTAAAAAGCAGCATAGGAGGTGTCCCACTTGTTCGTGCTTCGAGGATCCAGGTCGGACGGCTCGGAATTCTCATCCCCGTCGATCGCGGCAAACCGGAATCTCATCCTTTCACAATGGTCGATGATTGCCCGGTTGATGGCGGGTCCGTTGTCCGGTGGATGAGGTGCGTACACGAGGGCAACGTCGCGATATGGATCGAGCTCAAGCGCCTGAAGCCCCTGTTTCTGATCACGGGCGCCGTTAATCTTTCCTTCGAAGTCGTCGTTGCTGAGCGCGGCTGGGTCGTTTACGCCATTCTGATCCAGGAATTCACCCTGAACCGGACTGACCGGCGGCTTGGCTGGCGGAGTCAAGGTCGTCGCCTCAAGGGCGGCCAGCACGGAGACTGGCTGATTCGTTCCGGTGTCGATCAGTCGCTTCGTAAAGTAGTTGGAAGAATTCGGGTCAACCGATAAGTCGTCGTAGTCTTCCGCATATTGAGGGCGCGGCAGGGTGGTGCGGTTTATGGGCATGAACGGATCGAATGGCTGAAAACCGACCGGAAACTTAGACCAATAGGCCAGCTTCATGCGAAAGCCGCTGTTGCCGTCCGCGTCTACCGTCGAACCATTCTCAAATTTGACCCAGACCTTCAGCCCCCAGGCGCCCGGACCGGAGGCGCTAACTCGAAAGTCGCCAAAAGTCTTGGTCGCGGTAGTGGCATTTTCGCCGACGATGCGGCAAACATAGAGCCGCTTGCCTCCGTTTTCAAAAAACCCGTTGGCGGCGTAAGGCATGTAGCGACCCTCAAGGAAAACGCCGCCGAACCAACGGCTGTATTCGGTGTAGCTTGTTACCAGTCTTGGTCGAATAGGT encodes the following:
- a CDS encoding DUF6760 family protein — translated: MKAYPVKSLYEEMAFIACHFHWSHAEIMQLEHHERRRWCREISAINRVLDGAPSNPFEVRSAQR
- a CDS encoding phage tail protein; the protein is MIRLDPLRSFRFLVEIEGITSGGFTRVKGLSREVKYESYREGGVIEYEHKLITQVSYPVLVLERGLALDDLWKWALAVADGVVKRKTIWIRLQNEANVPSWAWQIEYALPVKWTASDLDAQTSPVVMESLELAHHGLRKAT
- a CDS encoding phage tail protein; the protein is MARIDPLRNFRYRLEIDNITQAGFSEVMIAETTIDAVDYREGTDPPHVRKLSGLTKYGNITLKWGLTSGGTALDLFKWHADVSAGQVKDRRKKVVIVVQDEAGTDSARFVVTDAWPIKYDPSDLNAKGNEVLIELLELANEGIERVM
- a CDS encoding phage tail sheath family protein — translated: MPEYLTPGVYVEEIERGPKPIEGVPTSTSAFLGETERGPIRPRLVTSYTEYSRWFGGVFLEGRYMPYAANGFFENGGKRLYVCRIVGENATTATKTFGDFRVSASGPGAWGLKVWVKFENGSTVDADGNSGFRMKLAYWSKFPVGFQPFDPFMPINRTTLPRPQYAEDYDDLSVDPNSSNYFTKRLIDTGTNQPVSVLAALEATTLTPPAKPPVSPVQGEFLDQNGVNDPAALSNDDFEGKINGARDQKQGLQALELDPYRDVALVYAPHPPDNGPAINRAIIDHCERMRFRFAAIDGDENSEPSDLDPRSTNKWDTSYAAFYAPWIIASDPQSGARRSVPPGGYVLGVYARTDTDRGVFKAPANEIVRGALNVRFDVNDNTQGVLNPKGVNVIRSFPARGIRVWGARTLSSDSLWKYVSVRRLFIFLEHSIYDGTQWVVFEPNDDRLWARVKDTIRLFLRSQWRGGALFGRTEEEAFFITIDRTTMSQDDILNGRLICEIGIAPVRPAEFVIFRVFQNTAEAQR